From a region of the Streptacidiphilus albus JL83 genome:
- a CDS encoding VOC family protein, producing the protein MRWSHVGLNCLDQKATEDFYTRWFGFSRARVVDLGDSSIIFLRRGEAYLELFAAEQAASQTADHDGPAEPGRMRHLAFQTDDVDGFLAAMGGAAEVTLGPLGFDDFICGWRTVWLRDPDGVIVEVSQGFVDDEPQGTTATQNRGQHRDSDRRSGS; encoded by the coding sequence ATGCGCTGGTCGCACGTGGGCCTCAACTGCCTCGACCAGAAGGCGACCGAGGACTTCTACACCCGCTGGTTCGGCTTCAGCCGGGCCCGGGTGGTCGACCTCGGGGACTCCTCGATCATCTTCCTGCGCCGGGGCGAGGCCTACCTGGAGCTCTTCGCGGCCGAGCAGGCCGCGTCGCAGACCGCCGACCACGACGGCCCGGCCGAGCCGGGCCGGATGCGCCACCTGGCGTTCCAGACCGACGACGTGGACGGGTTCCTGGCCGCCATGGGCGGGGCGGCCGAGGTGACCCTGGGGCCGCTGGGCTTCGACGACTTCATCTGCGGCTGGCGCACCGTCTGGTTGCGCGACCCGGACGGCGTGATCGTCGAGGTGAGCCAGGGCTTCGTGGACGACGAACCGCAGGGAACCACAGCAACGCAGAACCGCGGGCAGCACAGAGACAGCGACCGAAGGAGTGGGTCATGA
- a CDS encoding STAS domain-containing protein, translated as MSLEVTVRRGTSGTIVELGGEINSSTSEGLLDQLLPLVAEGNPLVVDLYAVGYVSSAGLRTLLVLYREAQHGGTSVRLSGLSDELRFVMSVTGFLDFFESDGPSDPARVLR; from the coding sequence ATGAGCCTCGAAGTCACCGTCCGCCGCGGCACCAGCGGCACCATCGTGGAGCTGGGCGGCGAGATCAACAGCTCGACCTCGGAGGGGCTGCTGGACCAGCTGCTGCCGCTGGTCGCCGAGGGCAACCCGCTGGTCGTGGACCTGTACGCGGTCGGCTACGTCTCCAGCGCCGGCCTGCGCACCCTGCTGGTGCTCTACCGGGAGGCCCAGCACGGCGGGACCTCGGTGCGGCTGAGCGGGCTGAGCGACGAGCTCCGGTTCGTCATGTCGGTCACCGGGTTCCTGGACTTCTTCGAGTCCGACGGGCCGAGCGACCCCGCCCGGGTGCTGCGGTGA
- a CDS encoding AGE family epimerase/isomerase — protein MTDSANFTFSDTLAGYVEHFDSDARILRVRTADDRRFTVSLAGDPSAELLRNLDEPYTDASAHIDEMLSPGRFLFVGGVFYPKGDQVHCEAKRLVFTGRQAEDYRFEEGGWWVNQIESLADFYRRAQFPEGVVDFDEYRTEIRLGGEKTDSHVQETDTISRLVYGMASAYLLTGKDEYLEVAERGTEYLRKHMRVVDNEDDVVYWYHGIKIDGDSERKLFTSEFSDDYDAIPMYEQIYALAGPIQTYRITGDPAIKGDADATIRLFEKFFHDAEQGGYYSHVDPILFRADHDTLGENRERKNWNSVGDHAPAYLVNLYLATGDEKYADFLETTFDTIVERFPDYKTSPFVQERFHRDWSHDTTHGWQQNRAVVGHNLKIAWNLMRMNSLRPKAEYQELATKIAALMPAAGSDRQRGGWYDVVERIKRDGEDYHRFAWHDRKAWWQQEQAILAYLILGGVVGGTEYQREARQAESFYNTFFLDHDEGAVYFNVLADGMPYLLGTERLKGSHSMSMYHSAELCYLAAVYNNLLLNGREMDFYFKPTPNALPERTLRVSPDLLPAGAVELASVEIDGKDHTDFDATALTVRLPEGDERVSVKVRLRPVPKAGAER, from the coding sequence ATGACTGATTCAGCGAACTTCACGTTCTCCGACACCCTCGCCGGCTACGTCGAGCACTTCGACTCGGACGCCCGGATCCTGCGGGTGCGCACCGCCGACGACCGCCGCTTCACGGTGTCGCTGGCCGGCGACCCCAGCGCCGAACTGCTGCGCAACCTCGACGAGCCGTACACCGACGCCTCCGCGCACATCGACGAGATGCTCTCGCCGGGGCGCTTCCTCTTCGTCGGCGGGGTCTTCTACCCCAAGGGCGACCAGGTGCACTGCGAGGCCAAGCGGCTGGTGTTCACCGGCCGGCAGGCCGAGGACTACCGCTTCGAGGAGGGGGGCTGGTGGGTCAACCAGATCGAGTCGCTGGCCGACTTCTACCGCCGGGCCCAGTTCCCGGAGGGCGTGGTGGACTTCGACGAGTACCGGACCGAGATCCGGCTGGGCGGCGAGAAGACCGACAGCCACGTCCAGGAGACCGACACCATCTCCCGGCTGGTCTACGGGATGGCCTCGGCCTACCTGCTGACCGGGAAGGACGAGTACCTGGAGGTCGCCGAGCGCGGCACCGAGTACCTGCGCAAGCACATGCGGGTGGTCGACAACGAGGACGACGTCGTCTACTGGTACCACGGCATCAAGATCGACGGTGACAGCGAGCGCAAGCTGTTCACCTCGGAGTTCTCCGACGACTACGACGCCATCCCGATGTACGAGCAGATCTACGCCCTGGCCGGCCCGATCCAGACCTACCGGATCACCGGCGACCCGGCGATCAAGGGCGACGCGGACGCGACCATCCGGCTGTTCGAGAAGTTCTTCCACGACGCCGAGCAGGGCGGCTACTACTCCCACGTCGACCCGATCCTGTTCCGGGCGGACCACGACACCCTGGGCGAGAACCGCGAGCGGAAGAACTGGAACTCGGTCGGCGACCACGCGCCCGCCTACCTGGTCAACCTGTACCTGGCCACCGGCGACGAGAAGTACGCGGACTTCCTGGAGACCACCTTCGACACCATCGTCGAGCGGTTCCCGGACTACAAGACCAGCCCCTTCGTCCAGGAGCGCTTCCACCGCGACTGGTCCCACGACACCACCCACGGCTGGCAGCAGAACCGCGCGGTGGTCGGCCACAACCTGAAGATCGCCTGGAACCTGATGCGGATGAACTCGCTGCGTCCCAAGGCCGAGTACCAGGAGCTGGCCACCAAGATCGCCGCGCTGATGCCCGCGGCCGGCAGCGACCGGCAGCGCGGCGGCTGGTACGACGTGGTGGAGCGGATCAAGCGCGACGGCGAGGACTACCACCGCTTCGCCTGGCACGACCGCAAGGCCTGGTGGCAGCAGGAGCAGGCGATCCTGGCCTACCTGATCCTGGGCGGCGTGGTGGGCGGTACCGAGTACCAGCGCGAGGCCCGGCAGGCGGAGTCCTTCTACAACACCTTCTTCCTGGACCACGACGAGGGCGCCGTCTACTTCAACGTGCTGGCGGACGGCATGCCGTACCTGCTGGGCACGGAGCGGCTCAAGGGCAGCCACTCGATGAGCATGTACCACTCGGCCGAGCTCTGCTACCTGGCCGCGGTCTACAACAACCTGCTGCTCAACGGCCGGGAGATGGACTTCTACTTCAAGCCCACGCCCAACGCCCTGCCGGAGCGGACCCTGCGGGTCTCGCCCGACCTGCTGCCGGCCGGCGCGGTCGAGCTGGCCTCGGTCGAGATCGACGGCAAGGACCACACGGACTTCGACGCCACCGCGCTGACGGTCCGGCTGCCCGAGGGCGACGAGCGGGTCTCGGTCAAGGTGCGGCTGCGGCCGGTGCCGAAGGCGGGTGCGGAGCGATGA
- a CDS encoding DJ-1/PfpI family protein, translating into MESDYYEPEIFYYQHRFAEEGARVEFLTRLWGQERITFSGHEYRAPFEVDRGLEGLSDDELRGYAALIVPSGMVADRLRYTEDVDRLAPATALLQRAFAEPSVVKGIICHGMWLAASIPEEVRGRKVVCHNNLIGDIRNMGAEYVDEDVVVDGGDLVTGRTGAHHHLFARRLITVLTERAARGES; encoded by the coding sequence ATGGAGAGCGACTACTACGAGCCGGAGATCTTCTACTACCAGCACCGCTTCGCCGAGGAGGGCGCCCGGGTGGAGTTCCTCACCCGGCTCTGGGGCCAGGAGCGGATCACCTTCAGCGGGCACGAGTACCGGGCCCCGTTCGAGGTCGACCGCGGCCTGGAGGGGCTGTCCGACGACGAGTTGCGCGGCTACGCGGCGCTGATCGTGCCCTCCGGCATGGTGGCCGACCGGCTGCGCTACACCGAGGACGTGGACCGGCTGGCCCCGGCCACCGCGCTGCTGCAGCGCGCCTTCGCCGAGCCCTCGGTGGTCAAGGGCATCATCTGCCACGGCATGTGGCTGGCGGCCTCGATCCCGGAGGAGGTGCGCGGCCGCAAGGTGGTCTGCCACAACAACCTCATCGGCGACATCAGGAACATGGGCGCCGAGTACGTCGACGAGGACGTGGTGGTGGACGGCGGCGACCTGGTCACCGGGCGCACCGGCGCGCACCACCACCTGTTCGCCCGCCGGCTGATCACCGTCCTGACCGAGCGCGCGGCCCGGGGGGAGTCCTGA